From one Candidatus Cloacimonadota bacterium genomic stretch:
- a CDS encoding FMN-binding protein encodes MKDSFWFPIVFMLIIVLIFTGILSVMYRLSESKIEAYLTETYERRILGTLAQAIADADAGSADDITAAYPESFHKYVQSMEDKGFERKVYRAVVHDSTVAYCFEIGGKGLWGSMRALVSTSTDFRTIYSLAIVDQQETPGLGARIEEEWFLDQFRNRLFVVNPDSSDDVTQKYEFIAEAQSPVNDSQLKRVTGATITSDSVIKMLQDEFNYIYKYYGTKANEKD; translated from the coding sequence ATGAAAGATAGCTTCTGGTTCCCCATAGTCTTCATGCTGATAATAGTGTTGATCTTTACCGGTATCCTCAGCGTGATGTACCGACTGAGTGAAAGCAAGATAGAAGCCTATTTAACTGAAACCTACGAGAGACGCATTCTCGGTACTCTAGCGCAAGCTATCGCCGATGCTGATGCTGGTTCTGCAGATGATATCACGGCAGCATATCCGGAATCTTTCCATAAATACGTCCAAAGCATGGAAGATAAGGGTTTTGAACGCAAGGTCTATCGCGCTGTGGTGCATGACAGCACTGTAGCCTATTGTTTCGAAATCGGAGGTAAGGGGCTTTGGGGATCAATGCGAGCTCTGGTCTCCACTAGCACCGACTTCCGCACGATCTATAGCTTAGCCATCGTAGATCAACAAGAAACTCCGGGTTTGGGCGCTCGCATCGAAGAAGAATGGTTTTTGGATCAATTCCGCAATCGGCTCTTTGTTGTGAATCCTGATTCCTCCGATGATGTTACTCAGAAATATGAGTTTATAGCCGAAGCCCAAAGTCCGGTAAATGATAGTCAGCTAAAGCGCGTTACCGGGGCCACCATTACCTCGGACTCGGTAATAAAGATGTTACAGGACGAGTTCAATTACATATACAAGTATTACGGAACGAAAGCAAATGAAAAAGACTGA